One Glycine soja cultivar W05 chromosome 2, ASM419377v2, whole genome shotgun sequence genomic region harbors:
- the LOC114396758 gene encoding probable N-acetyltransferase HLS1 isoform X1, whose protein sequence is MVLKEFKIRSYECQFDRAQVEDLERRCKVGPSESVLDTMGDPMCRIRNCPMYIMLVAEMDNELVGVIQGSIKTVTLHNHHPNKDMAKVGYVLGLRVSPHNRKKGIGSSLVQKLEEWFTSNDVDYAYMATEKENHASINLFMNKFGYIKFRTPSILINPVNHHPFGISSNIEIARIKVEKAESLYRGFMGASTEFFPSDIENILTNNLSLGTWVAYFKGDSGFGNLEGKVPNSWAMLSVWNCGEIFKLRLGKTPLSCMLFTKSLSLMNRIFPCLKLPTLPNFFSPFGFYFIYGVYQEGPFSGKLVRALCKFVHNMASKTEHCKIIVTEVGERDHELIHHVPHWKLFSCPDLWCIKALKKNGRTNRFHELTNTPPRGLFVDPREV, encoded by the exons ATGGTATTGAAGGAGTTCAAAATCCGAAGCTATGAGTGTCAATTCGATAGAGCTCAGGTAGAAGATCTTGAGAGAAGATGCAAGGTAGGGCCATCAGAAAGCGTGTTAGACACTATGGGTGACCCCATGTGTAGGATTCGAAACTGTCCCATGTACATAATGCTG GTGGCAGAGATGGACAACGAATTGGTTGGTGTCATTCAAGGCTCAATAAAAACGGTCACACTTCATAATCATCATCCTAATAAGGATATGGCAAAGGTAGGGTACGTCTTAGGCCTAAGAGTTTCTCCACATAATAGAAAAAAAGGCATTGGCTCAAGCCTAGTGCAAAAGCTAGAAGAATGGTTCACTTCCAATGATGTGGACTATGCATACATGGCCACAGAGAAAGAAAACCATGCATCAATCAATCTCTTCATGAACAAGTTTGGCTACATCAAGTTTAGGACTCCATCTATACTCATAAACCCAGTGAATCATCACCCTTTTGGAATCTCATCCAACATAGAGATAGCCAGGATCAAGGTTGAAAAAGCTGAATCCCTCTATAgagggttcatgggagcatccACTGAGTTCTTCCCTAGTGACATAGAGAATATACTAACCAACAACCTAAGCTTGGGAACATGGGTGGCTTATTTCAAAGGGGATAGTGGTTTTGGTAATTTAGAAGGAAAAGTCCCCAATAGTTGGGCTATGCTTAGTGTATGGAATTGTGGGGAAATCTTCAAGCTAAGGCTAGGGAAAACACCTTTGTCTTGCATGCTATTCACAAAGAGTTTGAGCTTGATGAATAGAATCTTCCCTTGCTTGAAATTGCCCACCTTGCCTAATTTCTTTAGTCCTTTTGGATTCTACTTCATCTATGGGGTGTACCAAGAAGGGCCTTTCTCTGGGAAGCTGGTGAGGGCCTTGTGCAAGTTTGTGCACAACATGGCTTCTAAGACTGAGCATTGCAAGATCATTGTGACAGAAGTTGGAGAAAGAGATCATGAGCTTATTCATCATGTTCCACATTGGAAATTGTTCTCATGTCCAGACTTGTGGTGTATAAAggctttgaagaaaaatggaAGAACAAACAGGTTTCATGAATTAACCAACACCCCACCAAGAGGTCTCTTTGTAGACCCGCGAGAAGTCTAA
- the LOC114396758 gene encoding probable N-acetyltransferase HLS1 isoform X2, whose product MVLKEFKIRSYECQFDRAQVEDLERRCKVAEMDNELVGVIQGSIKTVTLHNHHPNKDMAKVGYVLGLRVSPHNRKKGIGSSLVQKLEEWFTSNDVDYAYMATEKENHASINLFMNKFGYIKFRTPSILINPVNHHPFGISSNIEIARIKVEKAESLYRGFMGASTEFFPSDIENILTNNLSLGTWVAYFKGDSGFGNLEGKVPNSWAMLSVWNCGEIFKLRLGKTPLSCMLFTKSLSLMNRIFPCLKLPTLPNFFSPFGFYFIYGVYQEGPFSGKLVRALCKFVHNMASKTEHCKIIVTEVGERDHELIHHVPHWKLFSCPDLWCIKALKKNGRTNRFHELTNTPPRGLFVDPREV is encoded by the exons ATGGTATTGAAGGAGTTCAAAATCCGAAGCTATGAGTGTCAATTCGATAGAGCTCAGGTAGAAGATCTTGAGAGAAGATGCAAG GTGGCAGAGATGGACAACGAATTGGTTGGTGTCATTCAAGGCTCAATAAAAACGGTCACACTTCATAATCATCATCCTAATAAGGATATGGCAAAGGTAGGGTACGTCTTAGGCCTAAGAGTTTCTCCACATAATAGAAAAAAAGGCATTGGCTCAAGCCTAGTGCAAAAGCTAGAAGAATGGTTCACTTCCAATGATGTGGACTATGCATACATGGCCACAGAGAAAGAAAACCATGCATCAATCAATCTCTTCATGAACAAGTTTGGCTACATCAAGTTTAGGACTCCATCTATACTCATAAACCCAGTGAATCATCACCCTTTTGGAATCTCATCCAACATAGAGATAGCCAGGATCAAGGTTGAAAAAGCTGAATCCCTCTATAgagggttcatgggagcatccACTGAGTTCTTCCCTAGTGACATAGAGAATATACTAACCAACAACCTAAGCTTGGGAACATGGGTGGCTTATTTCAAAGGGGATAGTGGTTTTGGTAATTTAGAAGGAAAAGTCCCCAATAGTTGGGCTATGCTTAGTGTATGGAATTGTGGGGAAATCTTCAAGCTAAGGCTAGGGAAAACACCTTTGTCTTGCATGCTATTCACAAAGAGTTTGAGCTTGATGAATAGAATCTTCCCTTGCTTGAAATTGCCCACCTTGCCTAATTTCTTTAGTCCTTTTGGATTCTACTTCATCTATGGGGTGTACCAAGAAGGGCCTTTCTCTGGGAAGCTGGTGAGGGCCTTGTGCAAGTTTGTGCACAACATGGCTTCTAAGACTGAGCATTGCAAGATCATTGTGACAGAAGTTGGAGAAAGAGATCATGAGCTTATTCATCATGTTCCACATTGGAAATTGTTCTCATGTCCAGACTTGTGGTGTATAAAggctttgaagaaaaatggaAGAACAAACAGGTTTCATGAATTAACCAACACCCCACCAAGAGGTCTCTTTGTAGACCCGCGAGAAGTCTAA